From the genome of Streptomyces sp. V2I9:
GTACGCCAGCTGCGCGGCCGAGTCGAGCAGCCGCCGCGCGACGTCGTCGCTCTCCGGGCTCTCCTGGACCTTCGACGGAACGGTGCTGCCGGCCATGGTGCGGCTCCTTGGGTCGAGTGCGGTGATCCTTGATCGTGACGAGTGCGTACGTCGGCGGGCCCGTGGTGTACGGGGGCCGCACGGGACCACAGGGCCGGGGGCGGCGACCCGCACCGGCACCCGCCCACGCCGGAGTCGACGGCCGGGACCCCACCCGCTTGTTAGACGCAAGGTATAACAAGGACCCTGGATCGGCCTACCCCCTGGGAGGAATCGGCCCGGATGCTCACCGCATCTCCTTGCCGCACCAGGGAAGTTCACCCCCTCCGCCCCTCCGGCCCCAGGGCTCGCACCCCGGGTTCCGGGGCAGCGGACGGGTCCCCGGCGGGCCCGTCCGGAAACGGCGGCAGCGGCCCGCGCTCGTGGGAGCGCGGGCCGCTGCCGGGACCACCGGGGCTTCGACGGGGCCGCCTACCGGGGGTCCCGGGCGAACTTCGCGGCCGACCAGAAGTAGCCGAGCACCACGAGTCCGATGCTCCAGCCCACGGCCAGCCAGCCGTTGTGGCCGATCTCGCTGCCGAGCAGCAGCCCGCGCAGCGTCTCGATGGCCGGGGTGAAGGGCTGGTACTCGGCGAACGGGCGGAACCAGCCCGGCATCGTCTCCACCGGGATGAACGCGCTGGAGAGCATGGGGAGCAGGATCATCGGCAGGGCGTTGTTGCCGGCCGCCTCGGCGTTCGGGCTGATCAGCCCCATGCCCACGGCGATCCAGGTGAGGGCGGCGGAGAAGAGCACCAGCAGTCCGAACGCGGCCAGCCACTCCAGGGGGGTGGCGTCCACGGACCGGAAGCCGATGGCCACGGCGACCGCGCCGACCAGGACCACGCTCAGCACGCTCTGGAGCACACTGCCGACGACGTGCCCGACGAGCACGGAACCGCGGTGGATCGCCATGGTGCGGAAGCGGGCGATGATGCCCTCGGTCATGTCGTTGGAGACGGAGACCGCCGTCCCGACCACGGTGGAGCCGATGGTGAGCAGCAGCAGGCCGGGGACGATGTAGGCGATGTACGTGGAGCGGTCGGCCCCCTCGCCGCCGATGCCCGCGCTCATCACATCGCCGAAGATGTAGACGAAGAGCAGCAGGAGCATGACAGGCGTGAGGAGCAGGTTCAGGGTGAGGGAGGGGTAGCGCCGGGCGTGCAGCAGGTTGCGGCGCAGCATCGTGGACGAATCGCGGACGGCGAGGGCGAGGGCGCTCATCGGACAGTCTCCTTCGGCTGGTGGGTCGGGGCGGGCACGGCGGCGCCGGTGAGGGCGAAGAACACGTCGTCGAGGTCGGGGGTGTGCACGGTCAGCTCGTCGGCCTCGACGCCGGCCGCGTCGAGCCGGTCGAGGACGGAGCGCAGGGCGCGCTGGCTGCCGTCGCTGGGGATCTGGAGCGACAGCGCCTCGTCGTCCCCGGCGCTCCCGCGCAGGGCGGTGGCGGCGGACCGGTAGGCGACCGGGTCGGTGAACCGGAGCCGGACGTGGCCGCCGGGCACGATCCGCTTCAGCTCCTCGGCGCTCCCCTCGGCCGCGATCCTCCCGCCGTGGAGGACGGCGATGCGGTCGGCCAACTCGTCGGCCTCCTCCAGGTACTGGGTGGTGAGGAAGACGGTGACGCCGTCGGAGACCAGCTCGCGGACGATCCCCCACATGGTGTGGCGCGAGCGCGGGTCCAGGCCGGTGGTCGGTTCGTCGAGGAAGATGATCCGCGGCCCGCCGACCAGTGTCATGGCGATGTCGAGACGGCGCTTCATGCCGCCGGAGTAGCCGGAGGCGGGCTTCTTCGCCGCCTCCACGAGGTCGAAACGCTCCAGCAGTTCGGCGGCGACCCGCCGCCCCTCGCGCCGGGACAGGTGGTGCAGGTCGGCCATGAGCAGCATGTTCTCCTCACCGGTGATCAGCCCGTCCACGGCGGAGAACTGCCCGGTGACGCCGATCGCGGCACGCACCGCCTGCGGGTCGGTGGCCAGGTCATGGCCGCCGACGCGCAGGTCCCCCGCATCGGCGGCGACGAGGGTGGAGAGGATCTTGACGGCGGTGGTCTTGCCCGCGCCGTTGGGGCCGAGCAGGGAGAAGACGGTGC
Proteins encoded in this window:
- a CDS encoding ABC transporter permease; its protein translation is MSALALAVRDSSTMLRRNLLHARRYPSLTLNLLLTPVMLLLLFVYIFGDVMSAGIGGEGADRSTYIAYIVPGLLLLTIGSTVVGTAVSVSNDMTEGIIARFRTMAIHRGSVLVGHVVGSVLQSVLSVVLVGAVAVAIGFRSVDATPLEWLAAFGLLVLFSAALTWIAVGMGLISPNAEAAGNNALPMILLPMLSSAFIPVETMPGWFRPFAEYQPFTPAIETLRGLLLGSEIGHNGWLAVGWSIGLVVLGYFWSAAKFARDPR
- a CDS encoding ATP-binding cassette domain-containing protein, with the protein product MTITPTPAPGAARLATPAISATGLRKSYGDKVVLDGIDLSVPQGTVFSLLGPNGAGKTTAVKILSTLVAADAGDLRVGGHDLATDPQAVRAAIGVTGQFSAVDGLITGEENMLLMADLHHLSRREGRRVAAELLERFDLVEAAKKPASGYSGGMKRRLDIAMTLVGGPRIIFLDEPTTGLDPRSRHTMWGIVRELVSDGVTVFLTTQYLEEADELADRIAVLHGGRIAAEGSAEELKRIVPGGHVRLRFTDPVAYRSAATALRGSAGDDEALSLQIPSDGSQRALRSVLDRLDAAGVEADELTVHTPDLDDVFFALTGAAVPAPTHQPKETVR